In Caldalkalibacillus uzonensis, a single window of DNA contains:
- a CDS encoding DUF4198 domain-containing protein translates to MRKIFMRLGLALCIMLGTISSALAHSHNGWSQTNTPIVETGQQVYVELLFGNHSNDHTSYRIDQNWGMEDSQVKVITPSGQTMDITDQFFYMGELAEVDEERIGVNNYYAGSFQTKEQGAYIIAAEGNFTYGYEEEPTLRSAKSFVASSKVPNLKKAKKIKGFDKQVTPERAELIPLFNPAAVTPGTEVSAQLLLKGEPISGVEVAVIRRSDSSDIRMQTDQEGKITWQTGEADYYLVRAEIKAEDHQQDDQDYEATMTFFVQK, encoded by the coding sequence ATGCGAAAAATATTCATGAGATTGGGACTAGCATTATGTATAATGCTCGGAACGATCTCGTCTGCTTTGGCCCATTCACATAATGGCTGGTCCCAGACGAACACACCCATTGTTGAAACCGGACAACAAGTGTATGTCGAGTTGTTGTTTGGTAACCATTCCAATGATCATACCAGTTACCGGATCGATCAAAACTGGGGAATGGAGGACTCTCAAGTAAAAGTGATCACACCTTCCGGTCAAACAATGGATATTACCGATCAATTTTTTTATATGGGGGAATTGGCTGAAGTGGATGAAGAGCGTATTGGAGTGAATAACTATTACGCTGGCTCCTTCCAAACCAAAGAACAGGGTGCATACATTATTGCTGCGGAAGGAAATTTTACTTACGGCTATGAAGAAGAACCGACTTTGCGCAGTGCCAAGTCATTTGTAGCATCAAGCAAGGTCCCGAACTTAAAAAAAGCGAAAAAAATAAAAGGCTTCGACAAACAAGTAACACCTGAACGTGCTGAATTAATACCTTTATTTAATCCGGCAGCGGTCACACCGGGTACAGAAGTCTCAGCCCAGCTCCTCTTAAAAGGAGAACCTATATCAGGGGTTGAAGTCGCTGTTATTCGCCGAAGTGATTCGTCGGATATCCGCATGCAAACGGATCAAGAGGGTAAAATCACATGGCAAACCGGAGAAGCCGATTATTACTTGGTTCGGGCTGAAATTAAAGCCGAGGATCATCAGCAAGATGATCAAGATTATGAAGCTACAATGACGTTTTTTGTACAAAAATAA
- a CDS encoding ferritin family protein, with protein sequence MAKDYYIARDAYKLENLAAKKYQFYAQNATNPEVQQLFSQISQVQQKTAQEFQQMMNQFPQ encoded by the coding sequence GTGGCTAAGGATTACTACATCGCCCGTGATGCATACAAACTGGAGAACTTAGCTGCTAAAAAGTATCAATTCTATGCTCAAAACGCAACCAACCCCGAGGTCCAACAGCTATTTTCGCAAATCAGCCAGGTTCAACAAAAGACAGCTCAAGAGTTTCAACAAATGATGAACCAATTCCCTCAATAG
- a CDS encoding spore coat protein: MKDTDMLFDAAEFEKQTASAFAIMAADAGSEELRQKLIQHQNTLQQHQRQFVQLMAQLQGGQRNPV, translated from the coding sequence ATGAAAGATACAGACATGTTGTTTGACGCTGCTGAGTTTGAAAAGCAAACTGCTAGTGCTTTCGCTATTATGGCGGCAGATGCCGGCAGTGAAGAATTGAGACAAAAATTGATTCAACATCAAAATACGTTGCAACAGCATCAGCGTCAATTCGTTCAATTGATGGCCCAACTACAAGGCGGCCAACGAAACCCTGTTTAA
- a CDS encoding YjcZ family sporulation protein codes for MKGEISMDSFALIVVLFVLLIIVGCGCFLGRGVAY; via the coding sequence ATGAAAGGAGAGATCAGTATGGATAGCTTTGCGTTAATTGTTGTTTTGTTCGTGCTTTTAATTATTGTAGGATGTGGATGCTTCCTTGGCCGTGGGGTCGCTTATTAA
- a CDS encoding YmaF family protein — protein sequence MEEVPVTGLLYDSEADGPLHSHTLYITSWDGRPVHTHQFKGVTSFDVGHNHRYAGTTEPAPSGIQHRHRYFTFTSFDEGHRHVIRGVTGPAIPLPNGGHYHEFSGVTTVSGAIRHTHRYRGITSR from the coding sequence ATGGAAGAGGTACCTGTAACTGGATTATTGTATGATTCAGAAGCTGATGGTCCTTTACATTCGCATACCCTCTATATCACTTCATGGGATGGCAGGCCAGTTCATACCCATCAATTTAAAGGTGTAACTTCATTTGATGTAGGGCATAATCATCGATATGCAGGGACAACAGAACCGGCACCGAGTGGTATTCAGCATAGGCATCGTTATTTTACTTTTACTTCATTTGATGAAGGACACAGACATGTCATTCGGGGAGTAACAGGACCAGCGATCCCACTCCCGAATGGTGGACATTATCATGAATTTAGCGGAGTAACCACAGTTAGTGGTGCTATTCGACATACACATAGATATAGAGGGATAACAAGTCGTTAA
- a CDS encoding helix-turn-helix domain-containing protein — protein MENKIKELLDGRPITWLFKKTSIHRNTVKSYIDGKIPTLKNADLIADAFGVTVYEVWPKLISVQYLQEK, from the coding sequence GTGGAAAACAAGATAAAGGAGTTGCTTGATGGACGTCCTATTACTTGGCTATTTAAAAAGACTAGTATCCATAGGAACACGGTAAAATCATACATCGATGGGAAAATCCCGACTCTAAAAAATGCGGATTTAATAGCTGATGCGTTTGGGGTAACAGTTTATGAAGTCTGGCCCAAGTTGATTAGTGTTCAATATCTTCAGGAAAAATAA
- a CDS encoding PepSY domain-containing protein, whose translation MDQHFQYPYYCPIPPQALSLGGEYRPWDNNWNNNDWNNNWWNNNWNNPVWPPYWYPTWNNNWDNNYWQNPWWDNNNWNNFNSNMITRQRAVEIALQRIPGQVIKVEMDTENGRLVYEVYIRTPQHIYEVKVDAYVGQVLKVEIED comes from the coding sequence GTGGATCAGCATTTCCAATATCCGTATTACTGCCCTATCCCACCTCAAGCTTTAAGCTTAGGCGGAGAATATCGTCCATGGGATAACAATTGGAACAATAACGATTGGAATAATAATTGGTGGAACAACAACTGGAACAATCCTGTATGGCCACCTTATTGGTATCCCACCTGGAACAACAATTGGGACAATAATTATTGGCAAAATCCTTGGTGGGACAACAACAATTGGAATAACTTTAATTCTAATATGATAACAAGGCAACGAGCAGTTGAAATTGCTTTGCAACGTATACCTGGACAGGTAATTAAAGTTGAAATGGATACGGAAAACGGACGACTGGTATATGAAGTATATATAAGAACTCCTCAGCACATATATGAGGTTAAAGTTGATGCATATGTTGGCCAAGTTCTTAAAGTGGAGATTGAAGATTAA